A stretch of Lathyrus oleraceus cultivar Zhongwan6 chromosome 6, CAAS_Psat_ZW6_1.0, whole genome shotgun sequence DNA encodes these proteins:
- the LOC127091143 gene encoding 40S ribosomal protein S15-4 encodes MADVEPEVAAQGVPKKRTFKKFSFRGVDLDALLDMSTDELVKLFSARARRRFQRGLTRKPMALIKKLRKAKREAPAGEKPEPVRTHLRNMIIVPEMIGSIIGVYNGKTFNQVEIKPEMIGHYLAEFSISYKPVKHGRPGIGATHSSRFIPLK; translated from the exons ATG GCAGATGTTGAACCCGAGGTTGCCGCACAAGGAGTGCCAAAGAAGAGAACGTTTAAGAAGTTTAGTTTCAGAGGTGTTGATCTCGATGCTCTCTTGGATATGTCCACCGATGAGCTCGTCAAGCTCTTCTCCGCTCGTGCCCGTAGAAG GTTTCAACGTGGTTTGACCCGCAAGCCTATGGCACTGATCAAGAAGCTCCGCAAGGCT AAACGTGAGGCCCCTGCTGGTGAGAAGCCTGAACCTGTAAGAACTCACCTCCGCAACATGATCATTGTGCCTGAGATGATTGGTAGCATTATTGGTGTCTACAATGGAAAGACTTTCAATCAAGTTGAAATTAAACCTGAAATGATTGGCCATTATCTAGCCGAGTTTTCAATCTCATACAAGCCTGTTAAGCATGGTAGGCCTGGTATTGGTGCTACTCACTCCTCCAGGTTTATTCCTCTCAAGTGA